Below is a genomic region from Gemmatimonadota bacterium.
ATCTTCGGCGGAACGTTTGGTGACACGGCGGCCGAGCTCACTGCCGATCAGGCCAAGGGGAAGATCGTGGTGCTGATGGCACCGGCCGGTGGCGCCCGCGGCTTTTTCCGGCGCGCGCCCGGCAGCGCCAACCCGCTGGCCGATGCGGCGGCGATCGTCACGGTCACGGAGACGCTCTCGAAGCCGCGCTTTCAGCCGGTGCTCAATGACACGGTGCAGAATTCGGGTCGGGAGGCATATGCTGCCAGCCATCCGAACGAAGCCAACGCACGCGGTGGACGCGGCGGATTCGGCGGCGGTGGTCTCAACATCACGGTAACGCCGCAGGTCGCGAGCGCACTGCTTGGAAAATCAGTAGAGAGCGCCGCCCGCGGTGATGCGGGACCGTCCGCAACGATCGACATTCGCGTGAAGACTGCCGCTGCGCCGACGCGCAGTGTCGTCGCCATTTTGCCTGGCACGGATCCCAAGCTGAGCAAGCAGTACATCGTGATCGGCGCGCACGCGGATCACATCGGCGTTTCGGGCGTGCGTCCGGTCGTCGAGCACGATTCACTCAAGGCGTACAATGAAGTGGCGCGCGTGGAAGGCGCCGACACTCGCAACGCGCCCGAGCCTACGGCAGAGCAGTGGGTGCGGATCAACGCGATCAAGGATTCGTTGCGGAAGATCTATACGCCGCGGCTCGACTCGATCAGCAATGGCGCGGATGACGACGGCTCCGGCTCTGTGTCGATCCTCGAAATCGCGCAGGCCTTTGCACAGGGACCGATCAAGCCGAAGCGGTCGTTGATCTTCATCTGGCAGATGGGTGAGGAGAAGGGACTCTGGGGCTCGGAGTGGTTCACGAATCATCCGACGGTTCCGCGCGATTCGATCGTGGCGGATCTGAACCTCGACATGGTAGGACGCGGTGCAGCGACCGACATCACTGGCAAGAACAAGGCTGGCGAGGAGCTCAAGGGCGCGAGCAATTATCTGCAGCTCGTCGGATCCCGCCGTCTGTCAACGGAGCTTGGCGATATCGCCGAGAGTGTGAACAGCAGTCAGCCGGTTCCGTTCTCGTTCGATTATTCGATGGATGCGAACGGACATCCGCAGAACATCTATTGCCGCAGCGATCACGCCAACTACGCGCGGTACGGCATCCCGGTAATCTTCTTCACGACGGGCGGCCACGCAGATTACCACCAGGTGACGGACGAGCCGCAGTACATCCAGTACGAGCACATGGCTCGCGTCGACAAGCTGGTGTTCGACATCGCGACCAAAGTTGCGGATCTGGATCACCGCGTAGTTGTCGACAAGGCGAAGCCGGACAGTCCGTTCGCGCGGTGCCAGCAGTAGAGGTTTCGGTCAGACGCTAAGGATCCGTAGAAGCACAGCTCCGGTGCCGACATGTCGGCACCGGAGCTGTTTTGCATGAGCGCTTTGGTCGGGCATCTCATGGATGTTGCTGCACGAGCGCGCTCGAGCGTAGGTTACAGGTATGAAACTGACCGCAGGCGCTCTGGCGCCGGACTTCGAGCTCGAAAGTACCGCGGGCACCGTGTCACTCGCCGGACTGCGTGGTTCGCGAGTGGTACTCTATTTCTATCCAAAGGATGACACGCCCGGTTGCACGCGCGAGGCATGCTCGTTCCGCGACAGCATGAGCCGGCTCCAGGGTCACGGCGCCACGATACTCGGCGTCTCCAGAGACTCGATGGATTCGCACCGCCGCTTTCGCGAGAAGTACGGCCTTCCGTTCGCACTCGCGTCGGACCCCGACAACACTGTGGCGAAGGCCTACGGAGCCTTCGGAAAGAAGATGATGTACGGCAAGGAGGTCACGGGGACCATCCGCTCCACGTTCCTCATCGATCCGCAGGGACGCATCGAGCGAGTGTGGTCACCGGTGAAAGTTGACGGGCACGTAGATCAGATACTTGCTGCATTCGATGAAACTCATCCATCGGCGAGTGGAAAGAAGACGATACAGTGAAGCTCAGTCTCACCCCGTGCGCGGCGTCGCCTTCAACGCTCGGCAGCGGCCGCACGGTGGACTGAGCAGGACCGCTACGGAGCTGGTAGTGTCTGCGGCGTTCCGCTGCTCGAGTGGCGGCCCCGAATCGTGTCGACGTGTATACGGAGAAGTTGTACGCGCTGAGGCATCGGATCGTCGGCGGTGAGTATCTGCGGGACGGCCGTTCTCAACAGGTGCACCGCGGTCTCGAATCGAAACCAGTCGGCTGATTGCATGTCCGGGGAAAGGAACTCGACCGCTCCCACGACTTCCACGGAACGCCAATCATAGACGCTCTCGGCTTCATGCACCTCGAACGCTGCCCACGGATGATGCCTGGCCATTATGAGATCTTCGCCAAGTTCCGTGCGTATGTATATCCATCCCGCGGAATAGATGTAGTTGCACAATTTCAGCCGCACGAGGTCATGGAAACTGATTCCAACATGACCCACATGATGCCGACCGAGCAACTCGAGCGCCTCGTCGTTCGACAGCTCTCGCAGATCCACGTGCAACTTGGCTCGACTCGGTGTTGCGGCAACGCTATCGCCACTGCCGGATGCAGCGTTCTGTGATGGATTGTGCGTGGATCCGATCATCGTGGCTTCTCCTGTGTAAATTGGTCGCCGGCTTGGTGGTATCCGATTCCACACTGCTGGATTCGTGCCGTTCACAAGTGGGTTGCAAGAGCTGAAGTAAAATATGCCGAGCCCCATTTGTTTCCTTGCATGACACCTTTGGGCAATAGCCGGGAGCTCCGGTCGCTCAGGGCAACGCTCGACCTCCGACTATGGCGCGGTCGACGCGCTATACCGATATTCCTGATTGGCACGCCGGTGATTCTCAACTTCCGCGACTACGACCATACCGAGATGCAAGCTTTCTATTCGTTGGAGAAACATCATCGCGCATTCGTCAATGTGCGATCCGTCATTGTGGCGACTCTGGCATTCGCGCTGGCGGCGTGTGCATCGGCTGGAAGTCGCGTCACGCCAGTAACATCACCAGCAACACCGTCCGTAACATCATCTGCACCACCCTCTGCGGCATCGATCAGGGTGACGACGCCGGGCTATCGGATAGTCTCACCCGCTGCGCGCGGCGACGTGACGATGCCGCAGATGCTCGATCGGCTGTCGCGCTCCGACGTCGTGTTCTTCGGCGAGCAGCATGATGATCCGGAAACGCACCGCTCCGAAGCGGAGGTGCTCGACGCGATCGGCCGCCTCGGACGACCGGTCGTGCTTTCACTCGAAATGTTCGAGCGCGATGTTCAGCCGGTGATCGACAATTATCTCGCTGGTCGCATCAGCGAGGCTGAATTTCTCGCACGCAGTCGGCCGTGGGCGAACTACGCCCCGGCTTACCGGCCGCTGGTGGAGCTGGCTCGTACGCGTCACTGGCCTGTCGTCGCCGCGAACGTGCCGCGCCCGCTCGCATCGGCTGTGGGACGAAAGGGGATGGCCGCGCTCGACAGCCTCACACCAGGCGAGCGGTTGACAGCGGCACGCGAGAATGTCTGCCCGATGGACGACTATCATGCGCGCTTCATGGATGAGATGCACGGGCATTCCACCGGCTCGGGTGGCGCGACCGAGCCCGGCGATTCACTTCCAACCGCGATGGCCGAGCGTTTCTACGTGGCGCAGTGCGTGAAGGACGAGACGATGGCCGAGTCGATCGTGAAAGCGAAGCGCGCGGCGCCGCGCGATGCGATAGTCGTTCATTTCGACGGCGCCTTTCACAGCGATTACGCGCAGGGCACGGTGGAGCGCGTGAAGCGGCGCGAGCCGTCGTGGAACCTTGTGGTGATCAGTGCCGTCCCCGTCGCCGACCCATGGGTGGCGCCGATCGCGCCGGAGAGCGGCGTCGCGGATTTCGTCATCTTTACGAAGCGGCCCTCGCACTAGGCCCAATCACCACGCCGATACACGGCCGAACGCTCAGGCCCGGTGACGCATCGCTCAGCGCCGCTGCGATGCCTCCCAGCTCCGCGGCGGCACGCGGCACGACGGAACGCGCATCGGCTGATTGGTGCGCTGATCGATCGGCGGCACTCGGCGGGTGCGCGAGACGAAAGTTGGATCTTCCGACGCTTCGTACGCGAACAGCGCGACGAGCGTTGCGTTCCGCTTCACGTTGTCGAAGTTGATCTTGTCGTAGGTGTCGCGATTGGTGTGCCACGTGTAGTCTGTGTACGACCAGTCGGACGACGTCAGAAAGAATCCAGGTGCGCCGTAGCAGTCGAACGCGTCGCTGTCGGTGCTCTCGTTGTGTGCGACTCCCGGGAACATGAGCGAGACGTTGCGCGTCATGTCCGCCGGCATGCGCGACATCCAGCGCGCGAGCGACGGCGTGGCGTCGATGAATCCGTTCGTCTGAACGCTGTCGATCTCGCCGGTGCCGTTGTCCTGATTGAAGAGTGCCTGCAGCCCTTTCAGAACTTCCGGATGATCGGCGGCGAATGCCGATGAGCCGATCTCGCCCTCCTCCTCGCCGCTCCAGTGACCGACGAGTATCGTGCGCTTTGGATGCGGGTACGCTGTCTTGAGAATGCGCATCGCCTCGAGCATCGTGATCGTGCCGGTGCCGTTGTCGGTTCCACCACTACCGGAGTCCCATGAATCGAGGTGCGCCGAGAGCATGACGTATTCGTCTGGCTTCTCGGTGCCCTTGATCTCCGCAATCGTGTTGAACACCGGCGATTCAGTTGGTGCGAGCTTGGCGTTGGCTATTGCATGGACGCGCGGAGTCTGTCCGTTCGACGCAAGTCTGGCCAGCAGAGAGTAGTCCTCGCACGACACGTCGAACGACGGAACGTCCGCGGCGCGCGACGATTGAATCTTGTCGACGCCCCAGCCGCGCGACCAGCCATTCGAGAGGACGCCGGCAACACCAGCACGCGCGAGCAACGCGGGAAGTGTGCGACCATCTACATGCGCCGCGGTGAATCTCGCACGCCATTCCGTGGCCGCACTGTCACGCTGAAACACCGCGTGCTGGTACGTCGCCGAATCGGCCCAGCTGCGGATGTCGGCGTCGGGACGACACGTTACTTGCGGCTCGCTGATCAGCACCAGCTTGCCCTTGATCGTGCCAAGCCAGCGTGCGAAGCCTGCACTGTCGATGATCTGGCTCGCGGTTGGAATAATGACGACGTCGGCCGTCACTCCCGCGGCGGGGGTGGCTGCGCTCCACGCGTGCATCGTCGCTTCGAGGACCCGATATCGCGGCGACACCAGCTCGAGCGTGCTCTTGCCGCGGGTCCAGTCGCGCCAGGTGCCGTACTTCTCGTTCCGGGCGTCGATGCCCCACGACTTGTACGTCTTGAGCAACCAGTCGTTGGCCGCGCGGTTCGCCGCCGAGCCTGTGAGCCGCGGCCCGATGGAGTCCATGAGCGGTTGTGCGAGGCGCTCGAGCTGGGAGTGGTGCATCCCTTCGTCGTAGATCTTCTGGACGACGGGATCGCCCGAGGGGTTATCCTGCGCGCGGACGGGGGCCGCACCTATGAGAGTAGCCGCGACGGCGGCGACGGTTGCAACGAGGAGGTGTGATCGCATGGACCAATGGTACTTCCCCGAACGAGGTGATCGCCAGTCCGGTCGATCCATCCGTCCGTCGCGCCCATAATTGGGCTCGTTCACCACTGGCCGCGCGAACCCGGGTGCGGCGATCTCACGGCTTTCTTCGCGCCTTCACTTCGCTCGCCGTAATCTTCCTGCTGTTGTTTCCCCACGATGATCGCTCGTGATTGATGATGTCTGCGATCTGTGTGTTGTTCAATAGACCGCTGAATGGGGGCATCGCGCCTGGATAAACTGTACCGCCGATGTTCTGCCCCTGAAGTCCGTGCAACACCACGTCGATTTGCTTGGCCGGATCGGCGTCCAGCACGACGAGATTTCCCTTGAGCGGCGGGTATGCACCCGGTATCCCCATGCCGGTAGTCTGATGGCACGCGGAGCACGTGGTTGCGAAAGCCGCGGCGCCTCGCGCTGGATCGTAACTATACGGGCCGGGCGGCTCTGGAGGCGCCGCGCTCGCGACGGCCGTCGTTGTGTCGAGTGCCGGCGTCGCGGCGACGGGAGCCGCGACTCGCGACGAGCCAACCGGGCGAACCTCGATGACGCCGAGCGCGCCGACCATCAAGTGCGCCATGTCGTGATCGACGAAGGCGTACTTGCCAGGCTTGGGAATCACCAAATCGAATACGGCCCCCGCACCGGGCCCGACGGTGTACGTGGAGACGCCGCTCAGCGCATGCGACGCATCCCCATCGGGATAGACCTTGTCGAACATGGAACCGATGACGTGAAACGAAGTCCACAGGTTCGGGCCGCCGTCGATGAGGTAGATGCGAATGCGATCGCCCGCGATGGCGACGAGTGGACGGTCACGGTACTGGAACGCGACGCCGTTGAAGACCACTTCGTCGGGGCGCTCGGCCAGCATCCGGTCGTAGTTCGCGGTCATGAGATGTCCGGATGCCTGCTGCGTGTACCACTCGCTCTGCAGGATCACGAAACTTTCGTTCGCAGGTGGAAGCGGGGTCGCCGGATCCACGATCAGTGCACCGTACATTCCGTTCCCGACGTGCAACAGAATGGGCTGCGTCTCGCAGTGGTAGATGAACGCGCCAGCCACGTTCGCAACAAATGAAAACTTGAGCGACTTGTTCGGCTCGATGTCGATGTAATTGAGATTCGGTTCTGTCTCGGCGGCATGAAAGTCGATGGAATGCTTCATGTTGCCGTGATTGGTGAGCGTCACGTTTACCGTCTGTCCCTGGCGCACGTGAATGATCGGACCCGGGACGGTGCCGTTGTACGTCCACGCCTGATACTCGACTCCGTTCGCGATGGTAACCGATTCGTCCGTGACGACAAGATGCAGATCGACGCTGTTGCCGGTGCCGAGAAGCGGCGGCAGGTGTGCATCGCGAGCCTTCGCGATCGGCGCCTGAGAAGCGAGCGAGAGGGGCGACACCGCGGCAGCTGCTGCGCCAGGCGATGGCGACCTCACGTTGAACGCGCTGTGCAGGCCGCCGATCAGCATCACGAGCAGAGCGAGAACGCCGAGCATGGCAAAGATCTGGATGCGCCATGGAAGACGCTCGGGTTCGGACGCGAGCGTATCCGCCGTGCCCCACTCCGCGAACCGCCGCCAGCGCGGCCACCGATTCTCGATGTGATAGTCCAGACTGTAAGGGCTGCGCCCCCCGCGGCTGTTGATGGCGATGAGTGCGACGAAGATCAGCACGTAACTGATCGCAGTGCCCATGTTCGTCGCACCGACCGTGTACGGACCGCCGAACCCCTCAGCGGTGCTCCAGATCAGTAGACTGAACAGGCCGCCCACGATGTAGAGGATCTTGCGCGCGAAGCCCGTGAGCAACGCCACGGCGATCGCGGTTTCAATGATGCGCGTGAGCCATGTGAAGAGAAGGGCGTGCGGCGTGACCAGCGCGATCCACATCGAGAACCAGCCTGCCAGCCAGGCGGGCTGCCCCTGTGCGGCGTTGTGCAGATAGCCTACATAGTGAACCGCGAATTCCGGTGACCACGTCAGCGCCGCGCCAACCGCCCATACGACACCGAAGGCTACACGCAGCCCTGCGGCTGCAACAGCCGGCCAGGTCCTGTGCGTGTCTACGTCAAGTTGCGTTTGTGACATCTGTCACACACTCCGTGGTACTCAGGCCGCCAACAGGGTCGCCTGCGCCGGTAACCGGTGCGCGCGATCGTATGTTATTAAAGTACAGATAATCCTGCGGCTTCGTTGCTGCTGGAGCGGCTGGCGCTTCGCGCCCACCCAAGCCCGCTCGGCACCCCTTCGTATTGACCCACTCTCCCGGCGCGTCCATAATTGGCCTCGTTCATCACCAACGAGGAAGCAAGGCATGAGTGCAACACGAATGGCGATCGGCGCCCTGGCGGCTCTGGTCGTCACGGTACCGGCAGGCGCACAGCAGCGGGGACGGGGACGTCCCGGCAACTCGACGACGACGGATACAACGACGTCGGACACGACAATCTCCCAGACTACGCCTCGGGGCGTGGTCCAGTCCGCGCAGACGATTACGCGGACCACGACAGCCATGCCCTACAAGCCGATGCCGGCGATTGACACTACCGTTGTCACCCAACACACGGCGACCATCGGGGGTCAGCAGATCCACTATACGGCGACCACCGGCACCTACGTGGTTCGCGACGACTCCGGCGCGCCGAAGGCGACCTTCTTCTTTGTGGCGTACACGAAGAACGGTGTGCCGGACGTCGCGCGTCGTCCGATCGCCTTCGTATATAACGGCGGACCCGGCTCGGCGTCGCTGTTCACGCACATGGGGATGGGCCCGAAGAAGGTGGTGTTGACGCCCGACGGGCACGGCATGCCGGCGCCGTACCGCATCACCGACAACTCCGACTCGTTTCTCGACGCGACCGATCTCGTGTTCGTCGATGCGATCTCGACGGGGTACAGCCGCCCAGCACCGGGCCAGAAGCCGGCGCAATTCTACGGTGTCGTCGAGGATGCGACGTGGTTCTCCGACTTCATCTATCAGTACGTAACGCGCAACGAGCGGTGGAATTCACCCAAGTTCCTGATTGGCGAGAGCTACGGCACCACGCGCTCCGCCGAGCTGTCGGGCGTGCTGTTGAAGCGTCACGAGATGTACCTGAATGGAATCGTGCTGCTTTCATCGGTCGCCTTTGCGCAGTGGGGCGATGACGACCGCACCGAGTTCTTCCTGCCCGGCTACGTCACGACGGCATGGTATCACCATCTCCTGGCGCCGGATCTTCAGCAGCAATCGCTCGAGCAGATTGCGCAGCTGGGGCGCACGTTCGCGCACGGGGAATACGCGCAGGCGCTCGAGAAGGGTGACGAAATCACTCCCGCCGAATACCAGAAGGTAGTGAGCGACATGGCTCGCCTCACCGCGCTGTCGCCGACGTACATCGAGCAGTCCAATCTGCGCGTGAGTCCGCAGCGCTGGTTCACCGAGCTGCTCCGCAACAAGCGCGAAGTCCTCGGCCGCCTGGATTCACGATTCACCGGCTACAACCGCGACGCCGCCGGCGAGCGGGCAGAGTACGATCCGAGCGAAGCATCGTACGAAGGCGCCTTCACGGCAACGTTCATGGATTACGTGCGGCGTGATCTCCACTGGAAGAGCAACGCCTTCTACACGGTGACGGCGAATGTCCGGCCGTGGGACCGGTCAGCGCAAGCGCAGGTGGCCGAGACCCTTCGTAGCGCGATGACGCAGGAAACATCGCTCAAGGTGCGCGTGCTGGCCGGTTACTACGATTTCGCTACACCGTTCAACGGAATCGAAGAGACCGTATCGCACATGCAGCTGGAACCGTCGATTCGCAAGAATATCGGATTCGACTACTTCCCGACCGGACACATGGTGTACATCGATCAGCAGGCGAACGACAAACTGCATCACGACGTCGATGCATTCATCAACTCGAGCTACGAGCATTGATCCGTAGCGTGCAGTGACAGTGTTGTTCTCTCCGGCGCACCCGAACGAGTGCGCCGGAGAGAGTCGCAGCTGTCGTTAGTCGCGCAGATAGTGACAGCTGTAGCCGCCGGGATTCTTTTTCAGGTAGTCCTGGTGGTACTTCTCCGCACTGTACCATGTCGAAGCCGGTTCGATGGACGTCGTGATCGGCTTCTTCCACTTGCCTGACGCCTGCACGCGCGCGATCACCTGTTCCGCGATCTTCGCCTGTTCCGGTGACTGTGGAAAGATCGCCGAGCGATATTGCGTGCCGATGTCGTTGCCCTGCCGATTCAACGTTGTGGGATCGTGCAGGCGGAAGAACCAGTTCTCGAGCAGGTCCTGGTAGCTGAGCACCGAGGGATCGAAGGTGACTCGGATCGATTCTGCGTGCCCCGACTTGCTGTCGTGCGTGTCTTCGTAGGTGGGATTCTTGACCCATCCACCGGTGTAGCCCACTTCCGTGTCGATGACGCCGGGGACGTTGCGAAGGATGTCCTCGACGCCCCAGAAGCAGCCGCCCGCGAGGACGGCGACTTCAGTGCGGGTGGCGGCTGCTACGCCTGAGTCCGTTGCGTGCTGTTGTTCGTTCATTTCCGACCTTCCGTTCAAGCATTGGCGCATTCCATAATGCGTCAGTGAAAGTTAAATGCCTTCGGCGGCGAAAATGTCGCTGATGTCGCGACGCCCCGTGCCATGGGCGCGGGGCGATGCCAGACCATGGCCGTGACTCTGGCTGTGACTCTGGCTGTGACTCTGGCTGCCCGTGGGTATCAGCGCGCTGCCGTACGTCCGATTCGGACGCGCCAGACTTCCGGTCCTTCTTCCAGCGCGTCCCACGTGAATTCGCCCTTGTGCTCGGCGTCGAACTGATACCACAGCGGCTTGGGATCGTGATCGTTGACGAGCACGTATGCAGTACCCGGCGCGAGTGCTGCGAACTGGTCGAATATTATTTCGTGCCGCACCCTGGGTGTTTCAGGGCGGACGTCAATGATGCGGTCTTCGGTGTGCATTGCGGCCTCCATTTGAGCCTGGCGTTGCTCTGCTTCGAGTTTCTGCTCCATGCGGGACAGAAAGTGCATCGCGCCATTCAGGCGCTCGGCGTCATCGGGATAGTCGTCTCTCAGCAGCGACCAGCCTTCCGCCGCAAGCTGTGCGGCGGTGGATGGATGGCCCGCCTTGCCCAGCTCACGGCATGTGTGAGCGAGAATGCGAGTGAGTGCGTCCACGACAGCTGCCGTAACGACTTCCGGTGATGGTTCCATCATGTCAGGTGACAATTTGACCCTCCGCATGCAATCTGCAGTATGAACGCGCGAATTTGCAACGTGCATTGGCGGGATGCGGCCTGCACGCATTGATATTCGTGTGCACCCAACGCTCCTGCCTGGGGTATGAACGAAGTCGATACCGACGGCTCCCGGAAACCCCATTTGTGCGCTCACCCTGTTACAGGTGCAGTCTGATGCAAATACGTGAGATAATGAGCACCGACGTAGTTACGATCGAACCTCGCGAAGCGGCGAGTGCTGCGTGGGCGCGCATGCGGCGTCGCGGCATTCGGCATCTCGTGGTGGTGGACGAAGGGCGCGTTGTCGGCGTTCTCTCGGAACGCGACCTCGGCGGGCGATCGGGGGCCGCAAAGCGCAGGAATCGCATCGTGCGCGAGCTCATGACGCCGCGCGTGGAGACGATGGATTCGGACGCGAGTGCAGACTCTGCCGCGGAGCTCATGCGGGAGCGCCTGATCGGGTCGCTGCCTGTCATGGACGGCGATGACCTGGTTGGCATAGTCACCGCTACTGATGTGTTCGAAGCGGTCGACAATGGAACGCGCGGTCCGCTCAGTGGCGCCGAGCGACAGATGTTGCGCGCGCCAAGCAGCAGCAAGCGGCTGGGCGGGAGTCCGATCGTGCGCAAGCGAATCGCGGAATCGAGCGACGTCCGGCGCGAGCGACCGAAAATATCGAATCGGGACAAGCGAGAGCCGCTCACGGATCAACTCCCGAAACGGGAAAAGCGCGGGGCCGGCCGAACCGCCGGGCCGCAGGTGCCGGCAAACATCCGTGTGTCTGGAGTAGATCTGGATGACGAGGATATGGATTACATCCGTCAGCGGCTCGGTTTGAAACTCGGCAAGTTCGCTAGTTCGATAGAGCGCGTGACGGTGCGTGTGAAGGACATCAACGGCGATCGCGGCGGGATCGACAAGGTCTGCAACATCAAGGTTGTGGTGAGCGGACTCCCGAGCGTGGTGGTGGAAGGGCGATCCGACTCGACCAGGGTGGCCGTCAATTCCGCTCTGGCCGCGATCGAGAGTGCCGTGCGCCGGGTTGTGCAGCGGAGGCGGATGACCCCTCTCAGGACCGGTGCGGGAAGGGAGTAGGGGGACGGAGTGGGGACGGAGTGGGGACGGAGTAGGGACGGACTCCGGACTGGTCCGGGCCGAGTTGACCGGCAGAAAATGCCGGGACGGACTCCGTCGCCCCTAAAGCGTCATTTCGTGCCGCTCTCCCGGCGCGAGCCGCCTCGGCGCTCGATCGTGGCATGCTTCGGTGCCGTGAATCCCCTGGCGTTCAGCCACCATATGAAATCGTCGATCCAGTGGTCGCTG
It encodes:
- a CDS encoding M28 family peptidase; the protein is MSHRSISRSVAALSVALALAAPALSAQQTCPAVEPGATMPLKYKGGPTVAAITPCDLMTRLYIYADDSLRGREAGTPDAMHATAYIASQVRKLGLKPAGDHGTYFQNMPVTARSVTTTSTISVGGKTFHADRDFVLSAPPANHKVSAPVIFGGTFGDTAAELTADQAKGKIVVLMAPAGGARGFFRRAPGSANPLADAAAIVTVTETLSKPRFQPVLNDTVQNSGREAYAASHPNEANARGGRGGFGGGGLNITVTPQVASALLGKSVESAARGDAGPSATIDIRVKTAAAPTRSVVAILPGTDPKLSKQYIVIGAHADHIGVSGVRPVVEHDSLKAYNEVARVEGADTRNAPEPTAEQWVRINAIKDSLRKIYTPRLDSISNGADDDGSGSVSILEIAQAFAQGPIKPKRSLIFIWQMGEEKGLWGSEWFTNHPTVPRDSIVADLNLDMVGRGAATDITGKNKAGEELKGASNYLQLVGSRRLSTELGDIAESVNSSQPVPFSFDYSMDANGHPQNIYCRSDHANYARYGIPVIFFTTGGHADYHQVTDEPQYIQYEHMARVDKLVFDIATKVADLDHRVVVDKAKPDSPFARCQQ
- a CDS encoding peroxiredoxin: MKLTAGALAPDFELESTAGTVSLAGLRGSRVVLYFYPKDDTPGCTREACSFRDSMSRLQGHGATILGVSRDSMDSHRRFREKYGLPFALASDPDNTVAKAYGAFGKKMMYGKEVTGTIRSTFLIDPQGRIERVWSPVKVDGHVDQILAAFDETHPSASGKKTIQ
- a CDS encoding pyridoxamine 5'-phosphate oxidase family protein, with the translated sequence MIGSTHNPSQNAASGSGDSVAATPSRAKLHVDLRELSNDEALELLGRHHVGHVGISFHDLVRLKLCNYIYSAGWIYIRTELGEDLIMARHHPWAAFEVHEAESVYDWRSVEVVGAVEFLSPDMQSADWFRFETAVHLLRTAVPQILTADDPMPQRVQLLRIHVDTIRGRHSSSGTPQTLPAP
- a CDS encoding DUF2249 domain-containing protein; the encoded protein is MEPSPEVVTAAVVDALTRILAHTCRELGKAGHPSTAAQLAAEGWSLLRDDYPDDAERLNGAMHFLSRMEQKLEAEQRQAQMEAAMHTEDRIIDVRPETPRVRHEIIFDQFAALAPGTAYVLVNDHDPKPLWYQFDAEHKGEFTWDALEEGPEVWRVRIGRTAAR
- the msrA gene encoding peptide-methionine (S)-S-oxide reductase MsrA, which encodes MNEQQHATDSGVAAATRTEVAVLAGGCFWGVEDILRNVPGVIDTEVGYTGGWVKNPTYEDTHDSKSGHAESIRVTFDPSVLSYQDLLENWFFRLHDPTTLNRQGNDIGTQYRSAIFPQSPEQAKIAEQVIARVQASGKWKKPITTSIEPASTWYSAEKYHQDYLKKNPGGYSCHYLRD
- a CDS encoding M28 family peptidase, which codes for MRSHLLVATVAAVAATLIGAAPVRAQDNPSGDPVVQKIYDEGMHHSQLERLAQPLMDSIGPRLTGSAANRAANDWLLKTYKSWGIDARNEKYGTWRDWTRGKSTLELVSPRYRVLEATMHAWSAATPAAGVTADVVIIPTASQIIDSAGFARWLGTIKGKLVLISEPQVTCRPDADIRSWADSATYQHAVFQRDSAATEWRARFTAAHVDGRTLPALLARAGVAGVLSNGWSRGWGVDKIQSSRAADVPSFDVSCEDYSLLARLASNGQTPRVHAIANAKLAPTESPVFNTIAEIKGTEKPDEYVMLSAHLDSWDSGSGGTDNGTGTITMLEAMRILKTAYPHPKRTILVGHWSGEEEGEIGSSAFAADHPEVLKGLQALFNQDNGTGEIDSVQTNGFIDATPSLARWMSRMPADMTRNVSLMFPGVAHNESTDSDAFDCYGAPGFFLTSSDWSYTDYTWHTNRDTYDKINFDNVKRNATLVALFAYEASEDPTFVSRTRRVPPIDQRTNQPMRVPSCRVPPRSWEASQRR
- a CDS encoding multicopper oxidase domain-containing protein, translating into MSQTQLDVDTHRTWPAVAAAGLRVAFGVVWAVGAALTWSPEFAVHYVGYLHNAAQGQPAWLAGWFSMWIALVTPHALLFTWLTRIIETAIAVALLTGFARKILYIVGGLFSLLIWSTAEGFGGPYTVGATNMGTAISYVLIFVALIAINSRGGRSPYSLDYHIENRWPRWRRFAEWGTADTLASEPERLPWRIQIFAMLGVLALLVMLIGGLHSAFNVRSPSPGAAAAAVSPLSLASQAPIAKARDAHLPPLLGTGNSVDLHLVVTDESVTIANGVEYQAWTYNGTVPGPIIHVRQGQTVNVTLTNHGNMKHSIDFHAAETEPNLNYIDIEPNKSLKFSFVANVAGAFIYHCETQPILLHVGNGMYGALIVDPATPLPPANESFVILQSEWYTQQASGHLMTANYDRMLAERPDEVVFNGVAFQYRDRPLVAIAGDRIRIYLIDGGPNLWTSFHVIGSMFDKVYPDGDASHALSGVSTYTVGPGAGAVFDLVIPKPGKYAFVDHDMAHLMVGALGVIEVRPVGSSRVAAPVAATPALDTTTAVASAAPPEPPGPYSYDPARGAAAFATTCSACHQTTGMGIPGAYPPLKGNLVVLDADPAKQIDVVLHGLQGQNIGGTVYPGAMPPFSGLLNNTQIADIINHERSSWGNNSRKITASEVKARRKP
- a CDS encoding ChaN family lipoprotein produces the protein MTPLGNSRELRSLRATLDLRLWRGRRAIPIFLIGTPVILNFRDYDHTEMQAFYSLEKHHRAFVNVRSVIVATLAFALAACASAGSRVTPVTSPATPSVTSSAPPSAASIRVTTPGYRIVSPAARGDVTMPQMLDRLSRSDVVFFGEQHDDPETHRSEAEVLDAIGRLGRPVVLSLEMFERDVQPVIDNYLAGRISEAEFLARSRPWANYAPAYRPLVELARTRHWPVVAANVPRPLASAVGRKGMAALDSLTPGERLTAARENVCPMDDYHARFMDEMHGHSTGSGGATEPGDSLPTAMAERFYVAQCVKDETMAESIVKAKRAAPRDAIVVHFDGAFHSDYAQGTVERVKRREPSWNLVVISAVPVADPWVAPIAPESGVADFVIFTKRPSH
- a CDS encoding peptidase S10 is translated as MSATRMAIGALAALVVTVPAGAQQRGRGRPGNSTTTDTTTSDTTISQTTPRGVVQSAQTITRTTTAMPYKPMPAIDTTVVTQHTATIGGQQIHYTATTGTYVVRDDSGAPKATFFFVAYTKNGVPDVARRPIAFVYNGGPGSASLFTHMGMGPKKVVLTPDGHGMPAPYRITDNSDSFLDATDLVFVDAISTGYSRPAPGQKPAQFYGVVEDATWFSDFIYQYVTRNERWNSPKFLIGESYGTTRSAELSGVLLKRHEMYLNGIVLLSSVAFAQWGDDDRTEFFLPGYVTTAWYHHLLAPDLQQQSLEQIAQLGRTFAHGEYAQALEKGDEITPAEYQKVVSDMARLTALSPTYIEQSNLRVSPQRWFTELLRNKREVLGRLDSRFTGYNRDAAGERAEYDPSEASYEGAFTATFMDYVRRDLHWKSNAFYTVTANVRPWDRSAQAQVAETLRSAMTQETSLKVRVLAGYYDFATPFNGIEETVSHMQLEPSIRKNIGFDYFPTGHMVYIDQQANDKLHHDVDAFINSSYEH